In one window of Legionella fallonii LLAP-10 DNA:
- the fliK gene encoding flagellar hook-length control protein FliK — translation MAVEMNKSPSVRLTPTQEIKLAKPATELYVGQILKAVVVTPLTNNQVLININGQNLNAQSSHHFSPGETLEVKVVANKHNTVLEVQPKSLPLSVLQQALLLTLPKQAPPTNLLNILNQLAQLEDIPGSISQQINTILANIIPLSEVPQHLMLAISQSGLFFESLLLNRRIDKNTQQLKADFKGQCLKLLKNLPYYIKPDSGLMPHQEYKLLEQDPLPLPGAIPQPLHNTPFICLPEQSPEDLFSIVKQQLNHVLARITANQINHLSDNKNGYMIMLDLPIKIADRVDVIPLMIKQHKAEPMQQSKWSLSFALSLVPMGDLQATVSLFNDRVDIKINAQHPETVNTLNEYQQEIGKMLNELGLNLHQWKLQLGLENNQIDVANLRLLDIRI, via the coding sequence ATGGCTGTTGAAATGAATAAATCTCCTAGTGTACGTTTAACGCCAACACAAGAGATCAAACTAGCTAAGCCCGCGACTGAACTTTATGTAGGCCAAATATTAAAAGCAGTAGTCGTTACTCCATTAACGAACAATCAAGTACTTATTAATATTAATGGCCAAAACTTAAATGCCCAATCTTCCCATCATTTTAGCCCTGGAGAAACTTTAGAAGTAAAAGTTGTTGCTAATAAACATAACACTGTTCTTGAGGTACAGCCCAAATCCCTGCCTTTATCAGTGCTACAACAAGCTCTTTTATTAACCTTACCCAAACAAGCTCCGCCGACTAATTTACTTAATATACTCAATCAATTGGCGCAGTTAGAGGATATTCCAGGCTCTATCAGTCAACAAATCAATACCATCTTGGCGAATATCATTCCACTATCTGAAGTCCCACAGCACTTAATGCTGGCGATCAGTCAAAGCGGTTTGTTTTTCGAGTCTCTGCTACTGAACCGGCGAATAGATAAAAACACTCAGCAACTAAAGGCAGATTTCAAAGGACAATGTCTGAAACTTTTAAAAAACTTGCCCTACTACATTAAACCGGATAGTGGGCTAATGCCACATCAAGAATACAAGCTCCTAGAACAAGATCCCTTACCTTTACCTGGAGCCATTCCACAACCCTTACATAACACTCCGTTCATTTGTTTACCGGAACAATCACCTGAAGATCTTTTTTCTATAGTGAAACAACAACTGAATCATGTATTGGCAAGAATTACGGCCAATCAGATTAATCATTTATCCGATAATAAAAATGGATATATGATCATGCTCGATCTACCGATAAAAATCGCGGATCGTGTAGATGTCATTCCATTAATGATCAAACAACATAAAGCAGAACCTATGCAGCAATCTAAATGGAGTCTTTCTTTTGCCTTAAGCTTAGTCCCCATGGGAGATTTGCAAGCCACCGTATCCCTTTTCAACGACCGTGTAGACATTAAAATTAATGCACAACATCCTGAAACGGTAAACACATTGAATGAATACCAACAAGAAATAGGTAAAATGCTCAATGAATTAGGCCTCAACCTGCATCAATGGAAATTGCAGCTAGGATTAGAAAATAACCAAATTGATGTCGCCAATTTACGTTTATTGGATATACGTATATGA
- a CDS encoding C1 family peptidase produces MRIPKLLLLSLALSANSFAQEAKVIGTIDHTFTAPKNKAISAKPTIQHIKLLKIKLSKPAIDLLKNRMTVTVNKTNKASLMASNLPRKVELGMGNVPVLDQGNFGSCVTFANTAAVNAALNQGDYISQLCQLQLGTYLEKNGYNPSGWNGSYGRLVLNQMETFGIVSKEQQKTAGCGGLTEYPETEQSLSNPGMTPEEYHQLSEDLSQKTIRWSSILDLFQALLDRTDTDKTIHDIKVALNENDRVTFGVLLLDFDLGFAGAVGTRNATYDTWVLTPEIARDIYLRPLFGGHEMIITGYDDDAVATDEQGRQHKGLFTLRNSWGENVGDHGNFYMSYDYFKVLVNEAHRIRYLPNEDETPQS; encoded by the coding sequence ATGCGCATACCCAAACTGTTGTTACTCTCCTTAGCATTGAGTGCTAACTCATTTGCTCAAGAAGCTAAAGTGATTGGAACAATTGACCATACATTCACCGCTCCAAAAAATAAAGCAATCAGTGCAAAACCAACGATACAACATATCAAATTACTTAAAATAAAATTATCTAAACCGGCTATCGATCTGCTAAAAAACAGGATGACCGTTACAGTCAATAAAACCAACAAAGCATCGCTCATGGCGAGCAATCTTCCTCGTAAAGTAGAGTTAGGCATGGGCAATGTCCCTGTTCTGGATCAAGGCAATTTTGGCTCCTGTGTTACCTTTGCTAACACAGCTGCAGTCAATGCTGCACTCAATCAAGGTGACTACATCAGCCAACTCTGTCAGTTACAATTAGGTACATACCTAGAAAAAAATGGCTATAATCCTAGTGGCTGGAATGGTTCCTACGGTCGACTAGTATTAAATCAAATGGAAACATTTGGCATAGTAAGTAAAGAACAACAAAAAACTGCTGGTTGTGGCGGTTTGACTGAATATCCTGAAACGGAGCAGTCTTTGTCCAATCCAGGAATGACTCCTGAAGAATATCATCAGCTCAGTGAAGATCTCTCTCAAAAGACCATACGTTGGTCCTCTATTCTCGATCTTTTTCAGGCGCTTCTTGATAGAACAGATACCGATAAAACCATTCATGACATTAAAGTAGCATTGAATGAAAATGACCGAGTCACTTTTGGTGTACTCCTTCTAGATTTTGATCTGGGCTTCGCAGGAGCAGTTGGGACACGTAATGCAACTTATGATACCTGGGTACTTACACCTGAAATAGCTCGTGACATTTATTTACGACCATTATTCGGCGGACATGAAATGATCATTACAGGGTACGATGATGATGCTGTTGCCACTGACGAACAAGGAAGACAACACAAAGGTTTATTTACCCTGCGTAATTCCTGGGGAGAAAACGTTGGTGATCATGGAAACTTCTATATGAGTTATGACTATTTTAAAGTACTAGTCAATGAAGCTCATCGTATACGCTATCTGCCTAATGAAGATGAAACCCCACAATCATAA
- a CDS encoding M15 family metallopeptidase, protein MRKISLFIFCSFVTITSFALPQGFVYLHDVAPDIIQDMRYATSNNFIGNSIPGYKKGVCIVTQQAAEQLKKAQKEIKAKGYSLKVYDCYRPQRAVNYFYQWSQKSADQRQKAAFYPREPKDQLFKRDYIALSSGHTRGSTVDLTLVKLNSPAKKQNSIPFTRCYDISPNYADDDSIDMGTRFDCLDRTAHIHYDHLSKSQKENRLLLQQLMIKNGFKPYLYEWWHYTLKKEPYPNTYFDFPVS, encoded by the coding sequence ATGAGAAAAATATCCCTTTTTATTTTTTGCTCCTTTGTCACCATAACTTCCTTTGCCCTACCCCAAGGATTTGTTTATTTGCATGATGTTGCTCCTGATATCATTCAAGACATGCGTTATGCCACGTCTAATAATTTTATTGGCAACTCCATTCCTGGATATAAAAAAGGAGTATGCATAGTCACCCAACAAGCAGCCGAGCAATTAAAAAAAGCACAAAAGGAAATTAAAGCCAAAGGTTATAGTCTTAAAGTGTATGATTGTTACAGGCCGCAACGCGCAGTCAATTACTTTTATCAATGGAGCCAAAAGAGCGCCGATCAACGCCAAAAAGCCGCTTTTTATCCCCGCGAACCCAAAGACCAACTCTTTAAACGAGATTACATTGCCTTATCCTCTGGACATACTCGCGGTAGCACCGTTGATCTGACCTTAGTCAAATTAAATAGTCCTGCTAAAAAACAAAATTCAATACCCTTTACTCGTTGTTATGATATATCGCCAAACTATGCAGACGATGACTCCATTGATATGGGCACTCGTTTTGACTGCCTCGACAGGACTGCTCATATTCATTATGACCATCTCAGCAAAAGCCAAAAAGAGAATCGTCTACTATTGCAACAATTGATGATCAAAAATGGTTTCAAGCCCTATTTGTATGAATGGTGGCATTACACACTAAAAAAAGAACCCTATCCAAATACTTATTTTGATTTTCCAGTTAGTTGA
- a CDS encoding HPF/RaiA family ribosome-associated protein has product MHNSVHFPIHVVFLNFEHSQALEDKARKHAEKLGTYCAQIMRCDISIEMHRNHNQGNIYHIRIDLTVPNAELVVNRDPADNHAHENAYVAMRDAFNAIKRQLKCHVDKQRGSVKHHKTPPEGLIREIAPIADYGIIETIDGRRLRFNSKSVIDYDFNKLTVGGRVRFVEATKSSDGPAASTVYII; this is encoded by the coding sequence ATGCACAATTCAGTCCATTTTCCAATACACGTAGTATTTCTTAATTTTGAACACTCACAAGCTCTTGAAGACAAGGCTCGCAAACATGCTGAAAAATTAGGAACCTATTGCGCACAGATTATGCGTTGTGACATCAGTATTGAAATGCACCGCAATCATAATCAGGGTAACATTTATCATATTCGCATCGATCTTACTGTTCCTAATGCAGAGCTCGTTGTCAATCGTGACCCTGCTGATAATCATGCCCATGAAAATGCTTATGTTGCAATGAGAGATGCATTTAATGCGATAAAAAGACAGCTTAAATGTCATGTAGACAAGCAACGTGGTTCCGTCAAGCATCATAAAACGCCACCAGAAGGACTTATTCGTGAAATTGCACCAATAGCAGACTATGGAATTATTGAAACTATTGATGGCAGAAGACTACGTTTTAACAGTAAAAGCGTCATTGATTATGATTTCAACAAATTAACTGTAGGAGGACGAGTTCGATTTGTTGAAGCAACAAAAAGCAGTGACGGGCCCGCCGCGAGTACTGTTTATATTATCTAA
- a CDS encoding metallophosphoesterase — MARIMQVLLLCLCFLQSAFATQEFLTISDIHYGSENKSQQGHDTGDEFLQITLNQLQQLSKNVNFILILGDLPTHSLFVTSKKEEFEKTVFHGLYEANQGKKPMFYITGNNDSLLGNYQPFESNGKSPLTLATDWTGACAYCEGLMIDDSHMHSEGYYSSYVVPGNKDVMLIALNSTQLIKPTIFSPKYPNQERDATAQFKWLEQQLQNSHAKQLLIAMHIPPGNSYAGNPFWQEQYTQNLINLLEQYHSSFEQITLLSSHTHMDELRKIHLKDGRNIYVYSTPSISRNHHNNPGMKIFTLDQQMAIKNYTTYYTTDLNGWGQEQYQALGPLEAIFPNCDTKNLAQCLDNLSVEQVCNFLEQDLFYGVKSARVPQNVCNKTYMIN, encoded by the coding sequence TTGGCTCGTATAATGCAAGTTCTTTTATTGTGCTTATGCTTTTTGCAATCGGCTTTCGCGACTCAAGAGTTTTTAACCATTAGTGATATTCATTACGGTAGTGAAAACAAATCACAACAGGGGCATGATACGGGCGATGAGTTTTTGCAAATAACTTTGAATCAACTGCAGCAATTAAGCAAAAATGTAAACTTTATTCTTATTCTGGGAGATCTCCCTACTCATTCATTGTTTGTTACCTCAAAGAAAGAAGAGTTTGAGAAAACTGTATTTCATGGATTATATGAGGCGAATCAAGGAAAAAAACCAATGTTTTATATTACAGGAAATAATGATTCTCTGTTGGGTAACTATCAGCCATTTGAGTCCAATGGTAAATCTCCTTTGACGTTGGCAACAGATTGGACCGGTGCTTGTGCTTATTGCGAAGGTTTAATGATAGATGATTCCCATATGCATAGTGAAGGTTATTATTCTAGTTATGTTGTTCCTGGCAATAAGGACGTTATGTTAATTGCTTTAAATTCAACACAATTGATAAAGCCAACTATTTTCTCTCCTAAATATCCTAATCAGGAACGAGATGCTACAGCTCAATTTAAGTGGTTAGAGCAACAATTACAAAATTCGCACGCCAAGCAATTATTAATCGCTATGCATATTCCTCCAGGTAATTCATATGCCGGAAATCCATTTTGGCAAGAACAATATACACAGAATCTTATCAATCTATTAGAGCAATATCACTCCTCTTTTGAGCAGATCACTCTTCTTAGTTCCCATACGCACATGGATGAGTTGAGAAAAATTCATTTAAAAGACGGGCGTAATATCTATGTTTATTCGACTCCTTCCATTAGCCGTAATCATCATAATAATCCGGGAATGAAGATTTTTACTTTAGATCAACAAATGGCAATTAAAAATTATACCACTTATTACACGACGGACTTAAACGGCTGGGGGCAAGAACAATATCAGGCCTTGGGGCCTTTAGAGGCTATTTTTCCTAATTGTGACACTAAAAACTTAGCGCAATGTCTGGATAATTTAAGTGTGGAACAGGTATGTAATTTTTTAGAGCAAGACTTGTTTTATGGGGTGAAAAGTGCACGCGTCCCGCAAAATGTGTGTAATAAAACCTATATGATTAATTAA
- a CDS encoding SGNH/GDSL hydrolase family protein, with the protein MTRISRLVVLGDSLSDRGTLDKRELLGFIPMGLLSGLYGKSPKGRFTNGYLWGDYYCSAVAEGFEIEHQRNKLKLQHTAAANADISDEFLTDIALLKRNETAFSLNDDKHILFNGERFARFYCEGGLTSYDYSTTITIDPSKEVSRLILSTLEKKRNALFADDKKYAISNAEKAATLIIEWSGANDLITVNERPTHTEVDNAVNERIKNIELSIQKGYRNFILFNLPDLGLTPRYQAKSQWERDNASECCDYFNRKLAERCAELNQKYKDLHIPINLYIDDINTDFKKIYDNPEQYGFDKSKQKTPFTSSEQFEKDKENPEYEKDKLSPADGYMFWDDVHPTEDMHNRLGEIFKEKFRSIFEFNPPQKTAKSCKEDYDILCKNSFFAEEKAKPIPRVKLPDDITQILDEMHEHAKEMCESSDAIRQKKGDLLKRLIFAFRSHNGNLEEIHEVISTFKLNTHAMKIIGTHQNPIYDFFVGKKTTRSEDTITLLENTVRAHLEPATKQMSI; encoded by the coding sequence ATGACACGGATTAGTCGATTAGTTGTACTGGGTGATAGCTTATCAGATAGAGGAACTCTTGATAAACGTGAGCTCCTAGGTTTTATTCCTATGGGTTTATTGTCCGGTTTGTATGGCAAATCCCCCAAAGGCCGATTTACCAACGGATATCTTTGGGGAGATTATTACTGCTCTGCTGTAGCAGAAGGATTTGAAATTGAGCATCAGCGCAACAAGCTCAAATTGCAGCATACCGCCGCTGCTAATGCCGATATTAGTGATGAGTTCCTAACTGATATCGCTTTACTCAAACGAAATGAGACAGCATTTAGTCTTAATGATGATAAGCACATTCTATTTAACGGGGAACGATTTGCACGATTCTATTGTGAAGGTGGCCTAACGTCCTATGATTACTCAACAACCATTACTATTGATCCCTCCAAAGAAGTTTCTCGGCTTATCTTATCTACACTAGAAAAAAAACGAAACGCGCTTTTTGCTGATGATAAAAAGTATGCCATTTCTAACGCAGAAAAAGCAGCAACTTTAATTATTGAGTGGTCTGGAGCCAATGACTTAATCACTGTAAACGAAAGACCTACTCACACTGAAGTAGATAATGCTGTTAATGAGCGCATCAAAAATATAGAGTTATCAATCCAAAAAGGTTATAGGAATTTTATTCTATTTAACCTGCCCGATCTCGGATTAACCCCTCGATATCAAGCGAAAAGCCAATGGGAACGAGATAACGCCTCAGAATGTTGTGACTATTTCAATAGAAAGCTTGCTGAACGCTGTGCTGAGCTTAATCAAAAATATAAAGATCTCCATATCCCTATTAATCTTTATATTGACGATATTAATACTGATTTTAAAAAAATATATGACAATCCTGAGCAATATGGATTTGATAAAAGCAAGCAAAAAACCCCATTTACTTCATCTGAACAGTTTGAAAAGGATAAAGAAAATCCAGAATATGAAAAAGATAAACTGTCGCCTGCGGATGGTTATATGTTCTGGGATGATGTTCATCCAACAGAAGACATGCACAACCGATTAGGAGAAATATTTAAAGAAAAGTTCCGCTCTATTTTTGAGTTTAATCCCCCTCAAAAAACGGCTAAATCATGTAAAGAAGATTATGATATTTTATGCAAAAACTCTTTCTTTGCAGAAGAAAAAGCAAAACCCATCCCACGAGTGAAATTACCTGACGACATCACCCAAATTCTTGATGAAATGCATGAGCATGCAAAAGAAATGTGTGAATCAAGTGATGCCATCCGTCAAAAAAAAGGAGATCTATTAAAGCGACTCATCTTTGCTTTCAGGAGTCACAACGGAAATCTAGAAGAAATACATGAGGTCATTTCTACCTTTAAGTTGAATACTCATGCTATGAAAATAATAGGAACACACCAAAATCCTATTTATGATTTTTTTGTTGGCAAAAAAACAACTCGCTCAGAAGATACAATTACTCTCTTAGAAAATACGGTGAGAGCACATTTAGAACCGGCCACTAAACAAATGAGTATCTAA
- a CDS encoding EscU/YscU/HrcU family type III secretion system export apparatus switch protein: MKKEKPLAVALHYDGNNAPRIAAKGEGALARKIIATAREHGIPIEQNEELTALLSTVKLNDEIPSNLYVAVAQLLVFLYHVNEQKQQNPQD, from the coding sequence ATGAAAAAAGAGAAACCGTTAGCTGTTGCCTTACACTACGATGGTAACAATGCTCCGCGGATCGCCGCTAAAGGAGAAGGCGCTCTTGCGAGGAAAATTATTGCAACTGCCAGAGAACACGGTATACCTATAGAGCAAAACGAAGAGCTGACTGCTTTGTTATCTACAGTGAAACTCAACGATGAAATTCCATCAAACCTCTATGTTGCAGTCGCTCAATTATTAGTTTTTCTCTATCATGTAAATGAACAGAAACAGCAAAATCCACAAGATTAA
- a CDS encoding dehydrogenase E1 component subunit alpha/beta — MLDRASVVDEQFLKRVLQADFPQPNSTMSPTTAELDKKTAVDLFDSQIKSRLLDLIARQLKEKGLSFYTIGSSGHEGNAVLGQVFRATDMAFLHYRSGGFYLQRAKQVTGADGVKDILLSLVAAASDPISGGRHKVFGSVPLYIPPQTSTIASHLPKALGAAVSITRAKELNLQSTLAADSVILCSFGDASANHASAQTTFNACSWIAQQNYPLPIVFICEDNGIGISVPTPNHWIESSIGARPGLHYISCDGLNIADVYAKAQEAEYLARFKKQPVLLHMKCVRLLGHAGSDIESQYNTQAEIEFRESHDPLLHTARILYTEGWMDLQSMVDLYLDNRALIEAKALEAIREPRMSNAEEVMASLLPKVEAKPVLSIPDETKRAQVFAGAYSQLKQKRNLCQHINFALTDLMMQYPNMLVFGEDVGKKGGVYRVTADLQVRFGKRRVFDTLLDETTILGTAIGLAHNGFIPVPEIQFLAYLHNAEDQLRGEASTLSFFSSGQYQNPMLIRIASLAYQKGFGGHFHNDNSFAVLRDLPGVIVACPSNGPDAAKMLRTCMHLAYTEGRVVVFLEPIALYMTKDLHAPGDNGWLFDYPEPQEVIPWGSVGVFGEGDTVILTYANGYYLSRQAAKVLKERHGINVKIVDLRWLSPLPKEDILKEVATAKRVLIVDEGRQSGSISEGLMALLMEEAPATLKVRRITGKDCFIPLGTAWQYLLPSQESIIEAVIALAAVHNSTILAEMP; from the coding sequence ATGTTAGATAGAGCCAGCGTAGTTGATGAACAGTTTCTTAAACGAGTTTTGCAAGCAGATTTTCCTCAACCTAATAGTACTATGAGTCCAACAACAGCAGAATTGGATAAAAAAACTGCTGTGGACTTATTTGATTCGCAAATTAAATCGCGACTTTTGGATTTGATCGCCAGACAATTAAAAGAAAAAGGATTGTCATTTTATACCATTGGCAGCAGTGGTCATGAGGGTAATGCGGTATTAGGTCAGGTATTTAGAGCAACCGATATGGCTTTTTTGCATTATCGTAGCGGGGGATTTTATCTGCAACGGGCCAAGCAAGTTACTGGGGCTGATGGGGTAAAAGACATTTTATTGTCCTTGGTTGCTGCGGCATCTGATCCTATCTCCGGTGGGCGTCACAAGGTATTTGGTAGCGTTCCTCTCTATATTCCGCCGCAGACATCAACTATTGCCTCTCATTTACCCAAGGCATTAGGAGCTGCTGTATCTATTACGCGGGCTAAAGAATTAAATCTTCAATCCACATTGGCCGCGGACTCGGTTATCCTTTGTTCCTTTGGTGATGCATCAGCCAATCATGCTTCGGCGCAAACTACATTTAATGCGTGTTCTTGGATTGCCCAGCAAAATTATCCATTACCTATAGTATTTATTTGTGAAGATAATGGGATTGGTATTTCTGTTCCTACCCCGAATCACTGGATAGAATCTTCTATCGGCGCACGTCCAGGATTACATTATATCTCTTGTGATGGCTTAAATATTGCCGATGTTTATGCTAAAGCGCAGGAAGCCGAATATTTAGCACGTTTTAAAAAGCAACCTGTGCTTTTGCATATGAAGTGTGTGCGTTTATTGGGACACGCCGGTTCTGACATTGAGTCTCAATACAATACCCAAGCTGAAATAGAGTTTAGAGAATCTCATGATCCATTGTTACATACTGCTCGGATTCTTTACACGGAAGGGTGGATGGATTTGCAATCAATGGTTGATCTCTATCTAGACAATAGGGCATTGATTGAAGCGAAAGCATTAGAGGCTATTAGAGAGCCAAGAATGAGTAATGCAGAAGAGGTAATGGCTTCTTTATTGCCTAAGGTTGAGGCAAAGCCAGTATTATCTATTCCTGATGAAACAAAACGAGCGCAAGTGTTTGCTGGGGCTTATAGTCAATTAAAACAAAAAAGAAATTTATGCCAACATATTAACTTTGCTTTGACCGATTTAATGATGCAGTATCCCAATATGCTGGTCTTTGGTGAGGATGTTGGTAAAAAGGGGGGCGTGTATCGCGTTACCGCCGATCTGCAGGTACGGTTTGGCAAACGCCGTGTTTTTGATACCCTACTTGATGAAACGACCATTTTAGGAACTGCGATTGGATTAGCACACAATGGCTTTATCCCTGTTCCTGAAATTCAGTTCTTGGCCTATTTACATAATGCAGAAGATCAATTACGTGGAGAAGCGTCGACTTTATCTTTCTTTTCCAGTGGACAATATCAAAACCCTATGCTCATTCGCATTGCGTCCTTAGCTTATCAAAAAGGATTTGGTGGACATTTTCATAATGATAATTCTTTTGCGGTATTACGCGATTTACCCGGAGTGATCGTTGCTTGTCCCTCCAATGGGCCTGATGCTGCAAAAATGCTACGTACTTGCATGCATTTAGCGTACACGGAAGGGCGAGTGGTAGTGTTCTTAGAGCCTATAGCTTTATATATGACTAAAGACTTACACGCCCCAGGTGATAATGGCTGGCTCTTTGATTATCCCGAGCCGCAAGAAGTTATTCCTTGGGGGAGCGTTGGTGTTTTTGGTGAGGGTGACACGGTAATTTTAACTTATGCCAATGGATACTATTTATCACGCCAAGCAGCAAAAGTCTTGAAAGAACGGCATGGTATCAATGTGAAAATTGTCGACTTGCGTTGGCTCAGTCCTTTGCCCAAAGAGGATATTTTAAAAGAAGTAGCCACAGCAAAGCGCGTTTTAATTGTTGATGAAGGCAGGCAGAGTGGTTCTATTAGTGAAGGATTGATGGCCCTCTTAATGGAAGAAGCCCCAGCTACTTTAAAAGTGAGAAGAATTACGGGTAAAGATTGTTTTATTCCATTAGGTACTGCTTGGCAATATTTATTACCTAGCCAGGAAAGTATAATAGAAGCGGTAATCGCATTAGCAGCTGTTCACAATTCTACTATCTTAGCCGAAATGCCATAA
- a CDS encoding GNAT family N-acetyltransferase: MNHSIEIRCATISDVPLILQFIKELAEYERLFHEVVATEELLQETLFGAQSHAEVIIGYLDDKAVGFALFFHNFSTFLGKPGIYLEDLYVKPEARGQGVGRIMLAYLAKLAKDRNCGRLEWRVLDWNEAAINFYKSIGAVALDDWIVYRVVDRALDDLANN, from the coding sequence ATGAACCATAGCATTGAAATTAGATGTGCCACGATTTCTGATGTTCCTTTAATTTTGCAATTTATTAAAGAACTAGCAGAATATGAGCGATTGTTTCATGAGGTCGTAGCAACTGAAGAACTATTACAGGAAACCTTATTTGGTGCTCAATCTCATGCAGAAGTAATTATCGGCTATTTGGACGACAAAGCAGTTGGCTTCGCATTATTTTTTCACAATTTTTCTACTTTCTTAGGTAAGCCAGGAATTTACTTAGAAGATCTCTATGTTAAACCAGAAGCGCGTGGGCAGGGAGTAGGAAGAATTATGTTAGCTTATTTGGCTAAGTTGGCTAAGGATAGAAATTGCGGAAGATTAGAATGGCGAGTATTAGATTGGAATGAGGCTGCCATTAATTTTTATAAAAGTATTGGTGCTGTAGCCTTGGATGATTGGATAGTGTATCGAGTAGTCGATCGAGCATTGGATGATTTAGCAAATAATTAG